From Actinosynnema mirum DSM 43827, a single genomic window includes:
- a CDS encoding serine hydrolase — translation MARLRGLLGGSAARRAGSLGTIGLRLSALLGATALLLGTLAPVSAETVPRARFDQPWAGFAPVGTVLRAGAPERVGVDPVPVERALGVVRGYTVGAAPLFPGAVTLMAHDGVVVGHEAVGWAVRYADGVSELPVGERVPTALDTIFDLASISKLFTSIVVVRQAELGRVGIERPVAEYLPEFGVAGKGDITVRQLLTHTSGLAAWLPLWSGWPDRDSRIKAVMDVAPARAPGTGYLYSDLNLITLGVLVERVSGMPLDALVRETITEPLGLVDTGYNPPPEKLGRIAATEFQTSPPRGIVRGSVHDENAWSLGGVAGHAGVFSTARELAVLGQAILNGGAYRGKRILSEESVTGMLTNLTPEFPGNSHGLGFELDTRWYMGALSAPRTAGHTGFTGTTMVLDPASRSIALLLTNRVHPSRDRGSINPARRAVASGLAEALAVGPVRGRSAWRGDPGGTLTTKPLPDGPKVLRFSAFTDLDAGESVAVQEFDGSGWRDLRVLTGAGTRTWERVELPMTGTAARWVRSGVGANGARGGYVDAIEVVAGRRVLLDGERGTGEVTASGWRAVDR, via the coding sequence ATGGCGCGGTTGCGCGGCTTGCTGGGCGGGAGCGCGGCGCGGCGGGCCGGTTCGTTGGGCACGATCGGGCTGCGGCTGTCTGCCCTGCTGGGCGCGACCGCGTTGCTGTTGGGCACCCTGGCGCCGGTGAGTGCCGAGACTGTTCCGCGTGCCCGGTTCGACCAGCCGTGGGCGGGGTTCGCGCCGGTGGGGACGGTGTTGCGGGCTGGGGCTCCTGAGCGGGTCGGGGTGGATCCGGTTCCTGTTGAGCGGGCGTTGGGGGTGGTGCGGGGGTACACCGTTGGGGCTGCTCCGTTGTTTCCCGGTGCGGTCACGCTGATGGCGCACGACGGGGTGGTTGTTGGGCACGAGGCCGTTGGGTGGGCGGTCAGGTACGCGGACGGGGTCAGCGAACTGCCTGTGGGTGAGCGGGTTCCCACGGCGCTGGACACGATCTTCGACTTGGCCTCGATCTCGAAGTTGTTCACCTCGATCGTGGTGGTTCGGCAGGCGGAGCTGGGGCGGGTCGGGATTGAGCGGCCGGTTGCCGAGTACTTGCCGGAGTTCGGGGTGGCAGGCAAGGGGGACATCACGGTCCGGCAGTTGCTCACGCACACCTCCGGGCTGGCCGCGTGGTTGCCGTTGTGGTCGGGGTGGCCGGATCGGGACTCGCGGATCAAGGCGGTCATGGACGTCGCGCCTGCCCGCGCACCCGGCACGGGTTACCTGTACTCGGATCTGAACCTCATCACGCTGGGCGTGCTGGTCGAGCGGGTGTCCGGGATGCCGCTGGACGCCTTGGTGCGCGAGACGATCACCGAGCCGCTGGGGCTGGTCGACACCGGCTACAACCCCCCGCCCGAGAAGCTCGGTCGGATCGCCGCCACCGAGTTCCAGACCTCCCCGCCTCGCGGGATCGTCCGGGGCTCGGTGCACGACGAGAACGCCTGGTCGCTGGGCGGCGTCGCCGGGCACGCGGGGGTGTTCTCCACGGCTCGGGAGCTGGCCGTGCTCGGTCAGGCGATCCTGAACGGCGGGGCTTACCGGGGCAAGCGCATCCTCAGCGAGGAATCGGTGACCGGGATGCTCACCAACCTGACGCCCGAGTTCCCCGGCAACTCGCACGGCCTCGGGTTCGAGCTGGACACCCGCTGGTACATGGGCGCCCTGTCCGCCCCGCGCACGGCGGGCCACACCGGGTTCACCGGCACCACGATGGTGCTGGACCCGGCGTCCCGGTCGATCGCGCTGCTGCTCACCAACCGGGTGCACCCGAGCCGCGACCGGGGGTCGATCAACCCGGCCCGCCGAGCGGTGGCGTCCGGGCTGGCCGAGGCGCTGGCGGTCGGGCCGGTGCGCGGGCGGTCGGCGTGGCGCGGCGACCCCGGCGGGACGCTGACCACCAAACCCCTGCCCGACGGGCCGAAGGTGCTGCGGTTCAGCGCGTTCACCGACCTGGACGCGGGCGAGTCGGTCGCCGTGCAGGAGTTCGACGGCTCGGGCTGGCGGGACCTGCGGGTGCTCACCGGGGCCGGGACGCGCACCTGGGAGCGGGTCGAGCTGCCGATGACCGGCACGGCCGCGCGGTGGGTGCGCTCGGGCGTGGGCGCGAACGGCGCGCGGGGCGGGTACGTGGACGCGATCGAGGTGGTCGCGGGCCGCCGGGTGCTGCTGGACGGCGAGCGCGGAACGGGCGAGGTGACCGCCTCCGGGTGGCGCGCCGTGGACCGTTAG
- a CDS encoding tryptophan 2,3-dioxygenase produces MEQVCPVAPKLDFGGTTPYEDYVRASVLHTLQRQASDDPREMSFLVTTQVMELYFGLLCFEWRQAQKELRADDVTAAVRTLRRSELHMQALNAAWRPIARMTPGEFNSFRDALGEGSGFQSGRYREVEFLLGEKSRSMLVPHRSAPAQHDALEALLSEPSLYDDVLAALHRRGLDVPDELLKRDFAEAYAPDERVEAVWAHVYREGPRDLLELGEALTDVAEEFSRWRHDHLLATRRSMGSKVGTGGSAGVAWLEKRVRRAVFPELWTARSYV; encoded by the coding sequence ATGGAACAGGTGTGCCCGGTCGCCCCGAAGCTGGACTTCGGCGGGACCACGCCGTACGAGGACTACGTGCGCGCCTCCGTCCTGCACACGTTGCAGCGGCAGGCGTCCGACGACCCGCGCGAGATGTCGTTCCTGGTGACGACCCAGGTGATGGAGCTGTACTTCGGCCTGCTGTGCTTCGAGTGGCGGCAGGCGCAGAAGGAGCTGCGGGCGGACGACGTGACCGCGGCGGTGCGCACGCTGCGCCGCAGCGAGCTGCACATGCAGGCGCTGAACGCGGCGTGGCGGCCGATCGCCCGGATGACGCCGGGCGAGTTCAACTCGTTCCGGGACGCGCTCGGCGAGGGCTCGGGCTTCCAGTCCGGCCGCTACCGCGAGGTGGAGTTCCTGCTGGGCGAGAAGTCCCGGTCGATGCTGGTGCCGCACCGCTCGGCGCCCGCGCAGCACGACGCGCTGGAGGCGCTGCTGAGCGAGCCGAGCCTGTACGACGACGTGCTCGCGGCGCTGCACCGGCGGGGGCTGGACGTGCCGGACGAGCTGCTCAAGCGCGACTTCGCCGAGGCGTACGCGCCGGACGAGCGGGTCGAGGCGGTGTGGGCGCACGTCTACCGGGAGGGTCCGAGGGACCTGCTGGAGCTGGGCGAGGCGCTGACCGACGTGGCCGAGGAGTTCTCCCGCTGGCGGCACGACCACCTGCTCGCGACGCGGCGCTCGATGGGGTCCAAGGTGGGGACCGGCGGGTCGGCGGGCGTGGCGTGGTTGGAGAAGCGCGTGCGCCGGGCCGTGTTCCCGGAGCTGTGGACCGCGAGGAGCTACGTGTGA
- a CDS encoding N-acetylmuramic acid 6-phosphate etherase → MTARGDVVRVESPTEARNPRTGEIDRMSTLDVLRMINSEDRGVPDAVAAVLPELARAADLAVAALRGGGRVHYVGAGTSGRLATLDAAELPPTFNTPPDWFVAHHAGGAEALVRAVENAEDQAATGAERIRAHAEPGDLVLGVTASGRTPFVLGALAAAHELGARTALVSNNPSAPPVPVDVLITVDTGPEAIAGSTRMKAGSSQKLVLTAFSTAVMVRMGRTYSNLMVSVRATNAKLRGRTVRILSEATGLDERECTDALTAAGDDLKVALVHLLSGSPAPDAAEALTATGGHVRQALTRLSAGATG, encoded by the coding sequence ATGACCGCGCGGGGCGACGTGGTGCGGGTGGAGTCCCCGACCGAGGCGCGCAACCCGCGCACCGGGGAGATCGACCGGATGTCCACCCTGGACGTCCTGCGGATGATCAACTCCGAGGACCGGGGCGTCCCGGACGCGGTCGCCGCCGTGCTGCCCGAGCTGGCCCGCGCGGCCGATCTCGCGGTGGCCGCGCTGCGCGGCGGCGGCCGGGTGCACTACGTGGGCGCGGGCACGTCCGGCAGGCTCGCCACGCTGGACGCGGCCGAGCTGCCGCCCACGTTCAACACCCCGCCGGACTGGTTCGTCGCCCACCACGCGGGTGGCGCGGAGGCGCTGGTGCGGGCGGTGGAGAACGCCGAGGACCAGGCCGCCACGGGTGCCGAGCGCATCCGCGCGCACGCCGAACCGGGCGACCTCGTGCTCGGGGTGACCGCGTCCGGCCGCACCCCGTTCGTGCTCGGCGCGCTGGCCGCCGCCCACGAGCTGGGCGCCCGCACCGCGCTGGTGTCGAACAACCCGAGCGCGCCGCCCGTCCCGGTGGACGTGCTGATCACCGTGGACACCGGTCCGGAGGCGATCGCCGGCTCGACCAGGATGAAGGCGGGCAGCTCGCAGAAGCTGGTGCTGACCGCGTTCTCCACGGCCGTGATGGTGCGGATGGGCCGCACCTACTCGAACCTGATGGTGTCGGTGCGGGCCACGAACGCGAAGCTGCGCGGCCGGACCGTGCGCATCCTGAGCGAGGCGACCGGCCTGGACGAGCGGGAGTGCACCGACGCGCTCACCGCGGCGGGCGACGACCTCAAGGTCGCGCTGGTGCACCTGCTGTCCGGCTCGCCCGCGCCGGACGCGGCCGAGGCGCTGACCGCGACCGGCGGGCACGTGCGGCAGGCGCTCACCCGGCTGTCAGCGGGCGCCACGGGATAG
- a CDS encoding MurR/RpiR family transcriptional regulator, whose translation MSTENTDASPLVKIRSLLPGLARAEQRVAKVVLDNPATVAHRSITEVAESAGTSETTVTRFCKAIGVGGYPELRIALAADTARTAARTDRDLGGDIGPGDDLRQVVGKVAFADARAVEETAEQLNVDTLQAVVDAVARAGRVDVYGFGASAFVAFDLQQKLHRIGRTCFAWNDTHIALTSAAVLTGADVAVGISHTGSTTETVEALRVARERGATTVALTNFPRSPISEVADHVLTTAARETTFRSGAMASRIAQLTVVDCLFIGVAQHHVESATSALEATYDAVAGHRLGARPDGRRRREAGR comes from the coding sequence GTGTCCACCGAGAACACCGACGCCAGTCCACTCGTGAAGATCCGCTCCCTGCTCCCCGGCCTCGCCAGGGCGGAGCAGCGGGTGGCCAAGGTCGTGCTGGACAACCCGGCGACCGTGGCGCACCGCAGCATCACCGAGGTGGCCGAGTCCGCGGGCACCAGCGAGACCACCGTGACGCGGTTCTGCAAGGCGATCGGCGTCGGCGGCTACCCGGAGCTGCGGATCGCGCTGGCCGCCGACACCGCGCGCACCGCCGCCCGCACCGACCGGGACCTCGGCGGCGACATCGGCCCCGGCGACGACCTGCGGCAGGTGGTCGGCAAGGTCGCGTTCGCCGACGCCCGCGCCGTGGAGGAGACCGCCGAGCAGCTGAACGTGGACACCCTGCAGGCCGTGGTGGACGCGGTGGCGCGGGCGGGCCGGGTCGACGTCTACGGCTTCGGCGCCAGCGCGTTCGTCGCCTTCGACCTCCAGCAGAAGCTGCACCGCATCGGCCGCACCTGCTTCGCCTGGAACGACACGCACATCGCGCTCACCTCGGCCGCCGTGCTGACCGGCGCGGACGTGGCCGTGGGCATCTCGCACACCGGCTCCACCACCGAGACGGTCGAGGCGCTGCGGGTGGCGCGCGAGCGCGGCGCGACCACGGTGGCGCTGACGAACTTCCCGCGCTCCCCCATCAGCGAGGTCGCCGACCACGTGCTGACCACGGCGGCCCGCGAGACCACGTTCCGCTCGGGCGCGATGGCCAGCCGCATCGCCCAGCTGACCGTGGTCGACTGCCTGTTCATCGGGGTCGCGCAGCACCACGTGGAGAGCGCGACGAGCGCGCTGGAGGCGACCTACGACGCGGTCGCGGGACACCGGCTGGGCGCCCGCCCGGACGGCAGGCGGCGGCGGGAGGCCGGGAGATGA
- a CDS encoding Lrp/AsnC family transcriptional regulator, with protein sequence MRTDLDAVDWALVDALQADARLSYNELARKVGVSPPTVAQRVRRLENAGVITGYRAVVDPTAVGRSVIALVRMKCYGPRCITVHPELLDDCPEVVEVVRLTGDICSVVKVVTTSVSELERLLVRLGGHGETSSAMVLSTPIPWRPLTAG encoded by the coding sequence GTGAGAACGGACCTCGACGCGGTCGACTGGGCGCTGGTCGACGCCCTCCAGGCCGATGCCCGGCTGTCCTACAACGAGCTGGCCCGCAAGGTCGGCGTGTCCCCGCCGACGGTGGCGCAACGGGTGCGCAGGCTGGAGAACGCGGGCGTGATCACCGGCTACCGCGCGGTGGTCGACCCCACGGCGGTCGGCCGCTCGGTGATCGCCCTGGTGCGGATGAAGTGCTACGGGCCCCGGTGCATCACCGTGCACCCCGAGCTGCTCGACGACTGCCCCGAGGTGGTGGAGGTGGTGCGGCTGACCGGGGACATCTGCTCGGTGGTCAAGGTCGTCACGACCTCGGTCAGCGAGCTGGAGCGGCTGCTCGTGCGCCTGGGCGGGCACGGGGAGACGTCCAGCGCGATGGTGCTGTCGACGCCTATCCCGTGGCGCCCGCTGACAGCCGGGTGA